One window from the genome of Fulvivirga lutea encodes:
- a CDS encoding DUF4421 family protein gives MKALKIICIIGLCALCHSTFGQLAYLDSLAEANKEEYTANRKLYIEERHDQWYIKPIVTLRTLNLDITDENQNVPDIRYSPSSNNFMGFGIYAFDLNIELSFKLPQDEEKVPADIFGKTESFDFQTNIYAKKWGADVAFQRYNGMYMEDPQNHFSDWQSGDPYPIRDDLSLRYFQFNGFYIFNHKKFSFRSPYTQADRQLKNQGSFLLSFFVSNFRFSADSTLIPPSAQAAFPLNDDLKRMRVTTLALMPGYTYTLTQNNFYINGALSLGPGHLWTAYNRGDFSEENIGFRPVFNFRGGFGYNGPQFFAGASGFFQVVSAKLDNANIASASGNIKFFVGFRIKEKGIMKKSLF, from the coding sequence TTGAAAGCGCTCAAGATCATATGTATTATTGGTCTGTGTGCATTATGCCATAGTACATTTGGGCAATTAGCTTATTTGGATTCATTAGCCGAAGCTAATAAAGAGGAGTACACAGCCAACCGAAAACTTTACATCGAGGAGCGGCACGATCAATGGTACATCAAGCCAATCGTTACGCTGCGTACGCTTAATCTTGATATAACTGATGAAAACCAGAATGTTCCGGACATACGCTACTCGCCAAGTTCTAATAATTTTATGGGATTCGGCATTTATGCGTTTGACTTGAACATTGAGCTTTCGTTTAAATTGCCTCAGGATGAAGAAAAAGTCCCGGCAGACATATTTGGAAAAACAGAATCATTCGATTTTCAAACGAACATTTATGCCAAAAAGTGGGGCGCAGATGTTGCCTTTCAGCGATACAATGGCATGTACATGGAAGACCCACAAAACCATTTCTCCGACTGGCAAAGTGGCGATCCATATCCTATTAGAGATGACCTGTCACTGAGGTATTTTCAGTTTAATGGCTTTTATATTTTTAATCATAAGAAATTCTCGTTCCGATCACCTTATACACAAGCGGATAGGCAGCTCAAAAATCAAGGGTCATTTCTTCTTTCCTTTTTCGTGTCCAATTTTAGATTTTCAGCGGACTCTACCTTAATACCGCCATCAGCACAAGCGGCCTTTCCTTTAAATGATGATTTAAAGCGTATGCGAGTTACTACACTGGCATTAATGCCTGGTTATACTTACACGCTCACGCAAAACAATTTTTATATTAATGGGGCTTTATCACTTGGGCCAGGGCATTTATGGACAGCCTACAATCGTGGCGATTTCTCTGAAGAGAATATCGGTTTTAGACCGGTTTTTAATTTTCGAGGAGGCTTTGGGTATAACGGACCGCAATTTTTTGCAGGAGCTTCAGGTTTTTTTCAAGTAGTTTCAGCAAAGCTCGATAATGCCAATATTGCAAGTGCCTCTGGTAATATAAAATTCTTTGTGGGTTTTAGAATCAAGGAAAAGGGCATCATGAAGAAGAGCCTTTTTTAA
- the hslU gene encoding ATP-dependent protease ATPase subunit HslU, whose translation MNSNKYLTPKEIVAELDKYIIGQGDAKRNVAIALRNRWRRMNVKSEMQSEIVPNNILMIGATGVGKTEIARRLAKIANAPFTKVEASKFTEVGYVGRDVESMVRDLVEQSVNMVKSEKKEEVKLRAEQIVEDIILDALIPPMRTNGVSKSTSEENSDAEPKSEQELNERTRERFREKIRNGELEDRKIDINVQKPAGSGIGMIGGGAMDESSMINLQEMIGNMMPKKSKKRKVTIAEARKILIDEESQKLIDMDEVKETAIRRAENTGIIFIDEIDKIAKSGGQKSGADVSREGVQRDLLPIVEGSAINTKYGIIKSDHILFIAAGAFHVAKPSDLIPELQGRFPIRVELENLTKDDFFHILMEPKNALTKQYMALLESEEVELTFQEDALDEIAQTAFDINAEVENIGARRLHTVMSRLLNEFLFDVPDKIGPNAKIVITRELVKEKLSGLVKNKDLSEFIL comes from the coding sequence ATGAATTCAAATAAATATTTAACACCTAAAGAAATTGTAGCAGAGCTTGATAAATACATTATTGGGCAAGGTGATGCGAAAAGAAATGTAGCCATTGCGTTGAGAAACCGATGGCGAAGGATGAATGTAAAATCAGAGATGCAGTCAGAAATTGTTCCTAATAATATTCTGATGATTGGAGCCACAGGCGTAGGTAAAACAGAGATTGCCAGACGGCTGGCCAAGATTGCAAATGCACCATTTACCAAAGTTGAAGCATCTAAGTTTACCGAGGTGGGTTATGTGGGCCGAGATGTGGAGAGTATGGTTCGCGACTTAGTGGAACAGTCAGTGAATATGGTAAAGTCAGAGAAGAAAGAGGAAGTGAAGTTGAGAGCTGAACAAATTGTAGAAGATATCATACTCGATGCACTCATTCCGCCAATGAGAACAAATGGTGTGTCAAAAAGCACATCGGAAGAAAATTCTGATGCAGAGCCTAAATCAGAGCAGGAGTTAAATGAAAGAACCAGAGAACGATTTAGAGAAAAGATCAGAAATGGCGAATTAGAAGATCGAAAGATTGACATCAATGTTCAGAAGCCTGCTGGTAGTGGAATAGGCATGATCGGTGGTGGTGCCATGGATGAATCTTCCATGATTAATCTGCAGGAGATGATAGGCAACATGATGCCTAAGAAATCTAAAAAGCGGAAAGTAACTATCGCTGAAGCCAGAAAAATATTAATTGATGAGGAGTCTCAGAAATTGATAGATATGGACGAAGTGAAAGAAACGGCCATCAGAAGAGCGGAAAACACGGGAATAATATTTATTGATGAGATTGATAAAATAGCAAAGAGTGGTGGCCAGAAGAGTGGTGCGGATGTAAGTAGGGAAGGTGTTCAAAGAGATTTACTGCCTATCGTGGAAGGAAGTGCCATTAACACCAAGTATGGAATAATCAAATCGGATCATATCTTATTTATTGCAGCTGGGGCATTTCACGTGGCCAAGCCATCGGATCTAATCCCGGAACTACAAGGTAGATTTCCTATCAGAGTGGAATTAGAAAACTTAACAAAAGATGATTTCTTCCATATTTTAATGGAGCCTAAAAATGCGCTTACCAAGCAATATATGGCACTACTTGAGTCAGAAGAAGTAGAACTTACCTTCCAGGAAGATGCGCTGGATGAAATAGCTCAGACAGCCTTTGATATCAACGCTGAGGTTGAGAATATTGGAGCCAGAAGGCTTCACACAGTAATGAGCAGGCTCTTAAATGAATTTTTATTTGATGTACCGGATAAGATTGGACCGAATGCCAAAATAGTTATTACTAGAGAGTTGGTGAAGGAGAAATTAAGCGGGTTGGTTAAAAATAAAGATCTGAGCGAATTCATTTTGTAA
- the porQ gene encoding type IX secretion system protein PorQ, which produces MGYKLIVFALLIPFFASAQIGGQTSYTFTNIPSNTRLVGLGGVNVSLANEDVNLAFSNPALSGDTLSGLASFSYLDYFADAGIVTAIYQHDFGKLGSWFLGVNHLDYGEFDSYDATGADLGTFDSGETQLILGRNHTIGVFTLGASLKFLNSNIGGFNSSALAMDLGGVFSHPSKQVTFGLVFKNVGFILQDYSDDSDSKLPFDIQVGTTIKPEHMPFRFSLTGYNLTDGNISYFDPNNTADEEEPGELDNALRHVNVGVELLLSKNINLRFGYNHLVRQELKLPDTGGGAGFSFGLMFRVKAFEFSYSRGGYHAAGGSNSFTLTANTNKIFKNRRS; this is translated from the coding sequence ATGGGTTACAAATTAATTGTATTTGCTTTACTAATACCTTTTTTTGCTTCCGCTCAAATAGGAGGTCAAACTTCCTACACGTTTACAAATATTCCGTCAAACACCCGCTTAGTTGGGCTAGGAGGGGTGAACGTCTCCTTGGCAAATGAAGATGTGAATTTAGCCTTTTCAAATCCCGCTTTAAGCGGAGATACGTTAAGTGGCTTAGCTTCATTTTCCTATTTGGATTATTTTGCTGATGCAGGAATAGTAACAGCCATCTATCAGCATGATTTTGGGAAGTTGGGCTCATGGTTTCTGGGGGTTAATCATTTGGATTATGGCGAATTCGATAGCTACGATGCTACCGGAGCAGACTTAGGAACCTTTGATTCCGGTGAAACGCAATTAATTTTAGGGCGAAACCATACGATAGGGGTGTTTACATTAGGGGCCTCTTTAAAATTCCTCAATTCTAATATTGGTGGATTTAATTCCTCGGCATTGGCGATGGATTTAGGAGGTGTTTTTAGCCACCCTAGCAAGCAGGTTACTTTTGGATTAGTCTTTAAAAATGTTGGTTTTATTCTTCAGGATTATTCCGATGATAGTGATTCAAAATTACCTTTCGATATTCAGGTTGGAACAACAATCAAACCCGAACACATGCCTTTTCGGTTTTCATTAACGGGTTATAATCTTACTGATGGCAATATTTCCTATTTTGACCCTAATAATACTGCAGATGAAGAAGAGCCCGGAGAGTTGGATAATGCACTGAGACATGTGAACGTTGGGGTAGAATTGTTGTTATCTAAAAACATTAACCTTCGTTTTGGGTATAATCACTTAGTGAGGCAGGAGTTAAAATTACCGGATACAGGCGGAGGAGCAGGGTTTTCGTTCGGACTGATGTTTAGAGTAAAAGCCTTTGAATTTTCGTATAGTCGTGGTGGTTATCATGCCGCAGGCGGGTCCAATAGCTTTACGCTCACGGCTAATACTAATAAGATTTTTAAGAATAGAAGAAGTTAA
- the lon gene encoding endopeptidase La — translation MFKNIYFGDLVQGDTEELIQIMNPEEESKIKEDDIPDELGILPIRNTVLFPGVVIPITVGREKSVKLVKKAYKGNRIIGVVAQKNGSTEDPSLKDIYKVGTVAKIIKMLSQPDGNITIIIQGKTRFEVDEILAEDPFITAKVKLLKSVFPPKKNKEGKALMQSLKDSAAKILKLNPEIPQEAQMALDNIHDLGFLTHFLASNLNADVPNKQKLLETNDGFERATLLLELMLKEIQLLELKYDIQKKVHTDIDQQQRDYYLRQQIKVMQDELGNEGPDREVEELRRKGLKKKWSDEVHQHFNKELDKILRMNPQAAEYPVAMNYAELLLELPWEEFTEDNFDLKRARKILDKDHFGMEKVKERIIEYLAVLKLKNDMKGPILCLYGPPGVGKTSLGRSIAKALKRNYVRMSLGGVHDEAEIRGHRKTYVGALPGKIIQNIKKAKSSNPVFILDEIDKVNSNFRGDPASALLEVLDPEQNHEFKDNYLELDYDLSKVLFIATANSLDTIHPALRDRMEIIEITGYTLEEKSEIAKKHLIPKQKKEHGLKADDLKFQKSGITKLIDGYTRESGVRNLERKIGAVVRNAAKSLAMDQEFSKSITDKEVVEILGAEIFDKELYQGNDVAGVVTGLAWTQVGGEILFIESSLSKGKGKLTLSGQLGDVMKESAMAAISYLRANAEHYLIDYRVFDHYDLHVHVPAGAVPKDGPSAGITMLTSLASIYTQRKIKSKLAMTGEITLRGKVLPVGGIKEKILAARRAGIKEIILSARNRRDIDEIDTKYIKGLKINYVQDVDEVLEIALLKEKVKKPMQFTFPEKVNIVN, via the coding sequence ATGTTTAAGAATATATATTTCGGAGATCTTGTGCAGGGCGATACAGAAGAACTAATACAAATAATGAATCCTGAAGAGGAGTCTAAAATAAAGGAAGATGATATTCCTGATGAGTTGGGCATTCTGCCTATCAGAAATACGGTACTTTTCCCAGGCGTAGTTATTCCCATTACAGTTGGCAGAGAAAAGTCTGTGAAGCTGGTTAAAAAGGCTTACAAAGGCAATCGTATCATTGGTGTGGTTGCTCAAAAAAATGGTTCTACCGAAGATCCTTCGTTGAAGGATATTTACAAAGTAGGTACAGTAGCTAAGATCATTAAAATGTTATCTCAGCCTGATGGCAATATTACCATTATAATACAAGGTAAAACAAGGTTTGAAGTTGATGAAATTTTGGCTGAAGACCCTTTCATCACGGCTAAGGTGAAATTGCTTAAAAGTGTATTTCCTCCCAAGAAGAACAAAGAGGGGAAAGCCTTAATGCAGTCATTAAAAGATTCGGCTGCGAAAATATTGAAATTGAATCCCGAGATTCCTCAGGAAGCTCAGATGGCTCTAGATAATATCCATGATTTAGGCTTTTTAACTCACTTTTTGGCATCAAACCTAAATGCCGATGTACCTAATAAACAAAAGCTACTCGAAACAAATGATGGTTTTGAACGGGCTACTTTGCTTTTGGAGCTAATGCTCAAAGAAATTCAGTTATTAGAGCTTAAGTACGATATACAAAAGAAGGTTCACACTGATATCGATCAGCAGCAGCGTGATTATTACCTGCGTCAGCAAATTAAAGTAATGCAGGATGAGCTGGGTAATGAAGGCCCTGACAGGGAGGTAGAGGAGTTGCGAAGAAAAGGTCTCAAGAAAAAATGGAGCGATGAGGTGCATCAGCATTTTAACAAAGAGCTCGATAAAATTCTGAGAATGAACCCTCAGGCAGCCGAATATCCTGTAGCTATGAACTATGCCGAGCTTCTCTTGGAGTTACCATGGGAAGAGTTTACTGAGGATAATTTCGACCTTAAACGAGCACGAAAAATCCTTGATAAGGATCACTTCGGCATGGAAAAGGTGAAGGAGCGTATCATTGAATATTTGGCCGTTCTGAAGCTTAAAAATGATATGAAAGGGCCTATTTTATGTTTGTATGGCCCTCCTGGGGTAGGTAAAACCTCATTGGGTAGGTCCATTGCCAAGGCACTGAAGAGAAATTATGTCAGAATGTCATTGGGAGGTGTACATGATGAGGCTGAAATTCGAGGACATAGAAAAACTTATGTTGGCGCATTGCCGGGTAAGATAATTCAAAACATAAAGAAGGCTAAATCTTCCAACCCTGTGTTTATTCTGGATGAGATTGATAAAGTTAATTCCAACTTTAGAGGAGATCCTGCTTCTGCGTTATTAGAAGTACTGGATCCGGAGCAAAATCATGAATTCAAGGATAATTACCTGGAGTTGGACTACGATTTATCGAAAGTACTATTCATAGCCACTGCTAACTCTTTGGATACTATTCATCCTGCTTTGAGAGATAGAATGGAAATCATCGAGATTACGGGTTATACCCTTGAGGAGAAATCTGAAATCGCTAAGAAACATTTAATACCAAAACAGAAAAAAGAGCATGGCCTTAAGGCTGATGATTTGAAATTTCAGAAAAGTGGTATCACAAAGTTAATTGATGGATATACCAGAGAATCTGGTGTTCGAAATTTGGAGCGTAAGATAGGTGCTGTAGTAAGAAATGCAGCCAAATCATTGGCAATGGATCAGGAATTTTCGAAATCTATTACCGATAAAGAAGTAGTTGAAATTCTTGGGGCTGAGATCTTTGATAAAGAATTATATCAAGGTAATGATGTTGCGGGTGTTGTAACGGGCTTGGCCTGGACACAAGTAGGTGGCGAGATTTTATTCATAGAATCAAGTTTGAGCAAAGGTAAAGGAAAGCTTACCCTTTCCGGTCAGCTGGGTGATGTGATGAAGGAATCAGCCATGGCGGCCATATCTTATTTGAGAGCCAACGCTGAGCACTATTTGATAGACTACAGAGTATTTGATCATTATGATTTACATGTGCACGTTCCTGCAGGGGCTGTTCCTAAAGATGGTCCATCGGCAGGTATCACAATGTTAACATCATTGGCTTCCATATATACTCAGCGCAAGATAAAATCTAAACTGGCAATGACTGGCGAGATCACGCTTAGGGGTAAAGTATTGCCTGTAGGTGGTATCAAAGAGAAAATATTAGCGGCAAGAAGAGCGGGTATTAAGGAAATTATCTTGTCAGCCAGAAACAGGCGCGACATAGATGAAATTGATACAAAATATATCAAAGGATTAAAGATCAACTATGTTCAGGATGTAGATGAAGTGCTGGAGATTGCGTTATTGAAAGAAAAAGTAAAGAAGCCCATGCAATTTACCTTTCCCGAAAAGGTTAATATTGTAAACTAA